In a genomic window of Phyllostomus discolor isolate MPI-MPIP mPhyDis1 chromosome 5, mPhyDis1.pri.v3, whole genome shotgun sequence:
- the CDC7 gene encoding cell division cycle 7-related protein kinase isoform X2 has translation MESSLGIQVDEPMDFSPLSDHLQADGSLKKHEQNSKLSGVKKDIEKLYEAVPQLGNVFKIKDKIGEGTFSSVYLATAQLQVGLEEKIALKHLIPTSHPIRIAAELQCLTVAGGQDNVMGVKYCFRKNDHVVIAMPYLEHESFLDILNSLSFQEVREYMFNLFKALKRIHQFGIVHRDVKPSNFLYNRRLKKYALVDFGLAQGTHDTKIELLRFVQSEAQQGSCSQNKSHVITGNKISLSGPAAPKEVDQQPTTKTSVKRPYTNTQIQIKQGKDGKLMKQSKTVDVLSRKLAAKKKAVSTKVMNSGVMKKSTSSCPANQTCDCYATDKVCSICLSRRQQVAPRAGTPGFRAPEVLTKCPDQTTAIDMWSAGVIFLSLLSGRYPFYKASDDLTALAQIMTIRGSRETIQAAKTFGKSILCSKEVPAQDLRKLCEKLRGIETNAPKLTGDTQGSAHDPTVSEKTDHKASHLKQAPQAPHSGNSVCKAHRNGCGGCFDANTTNLEGWDKVPDEAYDLLDKLLDLNPASRITAEEALLHPFFKDTSL, from the exons ATGGAGTCGTCTTTGGGAATTCAGGTGGATGAACCCATGGATTTTTCTCCCCTGTCTGACCATTTGCAGGCTGATGGCTCGTTAAAAAAACATGAGCAGAATTCTAAACTATCAG GTGTTAAAAAAGACATTGAGAAGCTTTATGAAGCTGTCCCACAGCTTGGTAATGTGTTTAAGATTAAGGACAAAATTGGAGAAG GCACGTTCAGCTCTGTTTATTTGGCTACAGCACAGTTACAAGTAGGACTTGAAGAGAAAATTGCTCTAAAACACTTAATTCCAACAAGCCATCCTATAAGAATTGCAGCTGAACTTCAGTGCCTAACAGTGGCTGG GGGGCAAGACAACGTCATGGGAGTTAAGTACTGCTTTAGGAAAAACGATCACGTGGTGATTGCCATGCCATATCTGGAGCATGAGTCCTTTTTG gACATCTtgaattctctttcctttcaagaAGTACGGGAATATATGTTTAATCTCTTTAAAGCCTTGAAACGTATTCATCAGTTTGGTATTGTTCATCGTGATGTTAAGCCCAGCAATTTTTTATATAATAGGCGCCTGAAAAA GTACGCCTTGGTAGACTTTGGCTTGGCCCAAGGAACCCATGATACAAAAATAGAGCTTCTCAGATTCGTCCAGTCTGAAGCTCAGCAGGGAAGTTGTTCACAAAATAAATCGCATGTAATCACTGGAAACAAGATTTCGTTGAGTGGCCCAGCAGCACCTAAGGAGGTGGATCAGCAGCCCACCACAAAAACTTCTGTTAAAAGGCCCTACACAAATACACAAATTCAGATTAAACAAGGAAAAGATGGAAAG CTTATGAAGCAGTCAAAGACTGTGGATGTACTGTCTAGAAAGTTAGCAGCAAAAAAGAAGGCTGTTTCTACGAAAGTTATGAATAGTGGTGTGATGAAGAAAAGCACCAGTTCTTGCCCAGCTAACCAGACCTGTGACTGTTATGCAACAGATAAAGTTTGCAGTATTTGCCTTTCAAG GCGGCAACAGGTTGCCCCCCGGGCAGGCACCCCAGGGTTCAGAGCTCCAGAGGTCCTGACAAAGTGCCCAGATCAAACTACAG CAATTGACATGTGGTCTGCAGGtgtcatatttctttctttgcttagTGGACGGTATCCATTTTATAAAGCAAGTGATGATTTAACTGCTCTGGCTCAGATTATGACAATTCGTGGATCCAGAGAAACTATCCAAGCTGCTAAAACTTTTG GCAAATCAATATTGTGTAGCAAAGAAGTCCCAGCACAAGACTTGAGAAAACTCTGTGAGAAGCTCAGAGGTATAGAGACTAATGCTCCCAAACTAACAGGTGATACACAGGGATCTGCTCATGACCCAACTGTTTCAGAGAAGACTGACCATAAAGCTTCTCACCTCAAACAAGCACCTCAAGCACCGCACTCAGGAAATTCAGTGTGTAAAGCACACAGAAATGGCTGTGGGGGTTGTTTTGATGCAAACACTACGAATTTAGAAGGCTGGGACAAGGTACCTGATGAAGCGTACGACCTGCTTGATAAACTTCTGGATCTAAATCCAGCTTCAAGAATAACAGCAGAAGAAGCTTTGTtgcatcctttttttaaagatacgaGTTTGTGA
- the CDC7 gene encoding cell division cycle 7-related protein kinase isoform X1, with protein sequence MESSLGIQVDEPMDFSPLSDHLQADGSLKKHEQNSKLSGVKKDIEKLYEAVPQLGNVFKIKDKIGEGTFSSVYLATAQLQVGLEEKIALKHLIPTSHPIRIAAELQCLTVAGGQDNVMGVKYCFRKNDHVVIAMPYLEHESFLDILNSLSFQEVREYMFNLFKALKRIHQFGIVHRDVKPSNFLYNRRLKKYALVDFGLAQGTHDTKIELLRFVQSEAQQGSCSQNKSHVITGNKISLSGPAAPKEVDQQPTTKTSVKRPYTNTQIQIKQGKDGKDGSVGLSVQRSVFGERNFNIHSSISHESPAVKLMKQSKTVDVLSRKLAAKKKAVSTKVMNSGVMKKSTSSCPANQTCDCYATDKVCSICLSRRQQVAPRAGTPGFRAPEVLTKCPDQTTAIDMWSAGVIFLSLLSGRYPFYKASDDLTALAQIMTIRGSRETIQAAKTFGKSILCSKEVPAQDLRKLCEKLRGIETNAPKLTGDTQGSAHDPTVSEKTDHKASHLKQAPQAPHSGNSVCKAHRNGCGGCFDANTTNLEGWDKVPDEAYDLLDKLLDLNPASRITAEEALLHPFFKDTSL encoded by the exons ATGGAGTCGTCTTTGGGAATTCAGGTGGATGAACCCATGGATTTTTCTCCCCTGTCTGACCATTTGCAGGCTGATGGCTCGTTAAAAAAACATGAGCAGAATTCTAAACTATCAG GTGTTAAAAAAGACATTGAGAAGCTTTATGAAGCTGTCCCACAGCTTGGTAATGTGTTTAAGATTAAGGACAAAATTGGAGAAG GCACGTTCAGCTCTGTTTATTTGGCTACAGCACAGTTACAAGTAGGACTTGAAGAGAAAATTGCTCTAAAACACTTAATTCCAACAAGCCATCCTATAAGAATTGCAGCTGAACTTCAGTGCCTAACAGTGGCTGG GGGGCAAGACAACGTCATGGGAGTTAAGTACTGCTTTAGGAAAAACGATCACGTGGTGATTGCCATGCCATATCTGGAGCATGAGTCCTTTTTG gACATCTtgaattctctttcctttcaagaAGTACGGGAATATATGTTTAATCTCTTTAAAGCCTTGAAACGTATTCATCAGTTTGGTATTGTTCATCGTGATGTTAAGCCCAGCAATTTTTTATATAATAGGCGCCTGAAAAA GTACGCCTTGGTAGACTTTGGCTTGGCCCAAGGAACCCATGATACAAAAATAGAGCTTCTCAGATTCGTCCAGTCTGAAGCTCAGCAGGGAAGTTGTTCACAAAATAAATCGCATGTAATCACTGGAAACAAGATTTCGTTGAGTGGCCCAGCAGCACCTAAGGAGGTGGATCAGCAGCCCACCACAAAAACTTCTGTTAAAAGGCCCTACACAAATACACAAATTCAGATTAAACAAGGAAAAGATGGAAAG GATGGATCTGTAGGCCTTTCTGTCCAGCGCTCTGTTTTTGGAGAAAGAAATTTCAATATACACAGCTCCATTTCACATGAGAGCCCTGCAGTGAAA CTTATGAAGCAGTCAAAGACTGTGGATGTACTGTCTAGAAAGTTAGCAGCAAAAAAGAAGGCTGTTTCTACGAAAGTTATGAATAGTGGTGTGATGAAGAAAAGCACCAGTTCTTGCCCAGCTAACCAGACCTGTGACTGTTATGCAACAGATAAAGTTTGCAGTATTTGCCTTTCAAG GCGGCAACAGGTTGCCCCCCGGGCAGGCACCCCAGGGTTCAGAGCTCCAGAGGTCCTGACAAAGTGCCCAGATCAAACTACAG CAATTGACATGTGGTCTGCAGGtgtcatatttctttctttgcttagTGGACGGTATCCATTTTATAAAGCAAGTGATGATTTAACTGCTCTGGCTCAGATTATGACAATTCGTGGATCCAGAGAAACTATCCAAGCTGCTAAAACTTTTG GCAAATCAATATTGTGTAGCAAAGAAGTCCCAGCACAAGACTTGAGAAAACTCTGTGAGAAGCTCAGAGGTATAGAGACTAATGCTCCCAAACTAACAGGTGATACACAGGGATCTGCTCATGACCCAACTGTTTCAGAGAAGACTGACCATAAAGCTTCTCACCTCAAACAAGCACCTCAAGCACCGCACTCAGGAAATTCAGTGTGTAAAGCACACAGAAATGGCTGTGGGGGTTGTTTTGATGCAAACACTACGAATTTAGAAGGCTGGGACAAGGTACCTGATGAAGCGTACGACCTGCTTGATAAACTTCTGGATCTAAATCCAGCTTCAAGAATAACAGCAGAAGAAGCTTTGTtgcatcctttttttaaagatacgaGTTTGTGA